Proteins from a single region of Acipenser ruthenus chromosome 31, fAciRut3.2 maternal haplotype, whole genome shotgun sequence:
- the LOC117396924 gene encoding adenylate kinase isoenzyme 1 isoform X3 — MADKLKNSKIIFVVGGPGSGKGTQCERIVQKYGYTHLSTGDLLRAEVSSGSERGKKLSAIMEKGELVPLDTVLDMLKDAMIAKVDVSKGFLIDGYPREVKQGEEFEKKIGAPTLLLYIDAGAETMVKRLMKRGETSGRVDDNEETIKKRLDTYYKATEPVIAFYEGRGIVRKMNAEGSVDDVFGQVSKALDALQ; from the exons GTAGTTG GCGGTCCTGGCTCTGGCAAAGGCACCCAGTGTGAAAGGATTGTCCAGAAATATGGCTACACTCACCTGTCCACTGGTGACCTGCTCAGGGCAGAGGTCAGCTCAGGCTCAGAGAGAGGCAAGAAGCTGTCCGCCATCATGGAGAAGGGCGAGCTTGTCCCCCTG GACACTGTTCTGGACATGCTGAAGGACGCCATGATCGCCAAGGTTGACGTCTCCAAGGGCTTCCTGATCGACGGGTATCCCCGCGAGGTCAAGCAGGGAGAGGAGTTTGAGAAGAAG ATTGGCGCCCCGACTCTGCTGCTGTACATTGATGCTGGTGCTGAAACCATGGTGAAGAGGCTTATGAAGCGCGGAGAGACCAGCGGCCGCGTTGATGACAACGAGGAGACCATCAAGAAGCGCCTGGACACCTACTACAAGGCCACCGAGCCTGTCATCGCCTTCTACGAGGGCCGTGGCATCGTCAGGAAG ATGAACGCAGAAGGCAGTGTGGATGATGTCTTTGGCCAGGTCTCCAAAGCCCTTGATGCCTTGCAGTAA